The window GTGTGCATCCCAAGATATACAACAGCAATGCCTTTTATCCATGGTTTAAGGTTAACAACTTCTATTGTCCTTCCAATACCTTTTGTCCGTAGTCTTGCAAGCAATTGAACAGGATACTAGATTATGTGGTTGTTCCCCGCTTCTAATACTAATATACACTTTTTCACTTGTTTTCACATGGTAGGACTGTGTTGGCGCTATAGACGGAACTCTGATTCCCACCAGTGCGCCACTAACTCGGCAACGTGCTTTTCGTAGTAGAAAAGGCAAAATTTCACAGAACGTGCTAGCTGCTTGTGACCATGACATGCGATTCACTTATATTTATGCTGGTGTTGAAGGGAGTGCTCATGATGCTAGAGTTTTTCAGCATGCTGTGTTGTCCCCTGATTCTTCATTTCCAATGCCGCCTGCAAGTTAAGTTATCCTTCCTAatgttttgtcttttcacaaTTGTGAAACTGGTTTAAGTTCACGAGATTGTGTAAGCTCTCCGGGCCTAAGCAACATGGTTTCCCTTCATCTATGTCCTCAACTAGGTAAATACTATCTTGTTGACTCGGCTTACAAGAATATGCCTGGTTTTTTGGCCCCGCATAAAGGCCACAGATACCAACGAGACCAGTTTGGCGGGGGATCTGGTGGACCAAGAGGCAAGTATGAGCTTTTCAATCACCGTCACTCGCAACTCCGCAATGTCATTGAGCGGACCTTCGGCGTGCTAAAGGCTAGATTCCCAATCTTGAAAGGGCCAATGCCAAACTACTTGATGAATAGACAAGTAGAATTGGTAATTGCCTGTTATGTATTACATAACTTTATCAGGGATGAGCATCCGGATGATGAGTTGTTTGCAAGGGAGTCCGGGGAAGATGAAGAAGATTATGCCGATCTGGGTGCACAACACCAGCAAATTGACTTATCTGCTGCGGCACAGCGCAATTGGAATAGTTTCCGGATGGCCATAACCGATCACATGTTCGACCACCAGAATGGGAGATATGTTCCACACTAGTATGCCTGTGGTGTGCCAGTTTGATGCTTAAACTTAGCTTCAAGTGTTTCTGTACTATATGAAATATTTGTACGTAATGGCTAAAACTGTAACGGGGACCTGATGTGCCTTTTGCATTCCAATTTGCCTTTATTTTGGATATTCTGGACTGATCGCTATGTAACCTTGTGCTAAGATATGTGTTTTCTCTGTTTACACAAGCCAAGTGGGGCGAAATGAACACGGAAATTAGTCACAGGCTATAATCTTTGTTTTTAGATTATTCTTTTGTAGCTAATGTGCTAGGCATATGTTACAAGGCTAACACAGTTGACATGTCAATAGATTGATTTGCTATATGACATTAGCGAGTAAAGGAATGTTGGTTATGAGCTGCTGCATATCCTTGCTTTCATTTGTAGCCTTATCCGtaggttgcaattttactcCGTACTATGGCCAGGTGTAGAATGTCATGATGCAATGGCTGAACCTGAGGTATGAATAGCAGACATTGTTATTGCAATGTAGGACTTATTTTTATATCTGCTGCATTTATCAATGGATTCTTGTCAATTTTTGTATGGCCCCGTTCATAATGGCCACTCATGTTAATTGACTGGGGCCTCTGTTTAGCTGTGCAACCAGCAATCTGCCACTTTTTCGCCAATCCTTTGTTGCACTTCGTAACATTGGGCCTGTTTAGCAACATTACCCAGGCAAAACTGCACCTTTTAGTTCCACGTTTATAGCAAATGCGAGGAATGTTCATAGCAAGCTTTGAAATGATCATTGCAATCTCAGGTCAGGAAACTACCCTATTCGCTTGCCGTGCCATTGTTTTATGTTCTGGTTTTCATAAAAGGCTCATGCAGGAGAATTTGGATACTGATTTTAATTTACTGCCCTCGTAGCCTTCACCTTTGCATATTATGGATCCGGATCATAGTCCCAATTCTCCTGACCGTTACAGCCTTTTATGTCTATTTTAAATCGCTTGCCGAGACTATGTTTCAGATAAGGCAGTTGATTGCCTAACCAACAATCAAAAGGTTGGCGCCATATTTTCCAGTGAAATTTCCAGCAATCCAAACAACATACTTGAACaagtgcaatccaaacaagtttCCATGTTTTCCGTCGGAAAACAACAGTGATTTTCCATCGGAAAATCGCAATCCAAACGCCACCTAACCTTATTCCAAAAACCCCACCGAGAGCTTTTTCTTACTGTTATCCCGAACCTATAACATTATAAGCAAACCAATCAAATTATAGAGGCCTtctaaatttgtgaaaaaatctGTATGTTGCAGCTAAATTACAAGGGCCAAGTGTCAAGTTTTAGGAATTAAGCACACATCGACGCCACGCACGGCCCAAACCACCCACATGAACGACAAAAATGCTGGAAAAATCTTACCTTAAGCTGAACCACCAAGAGTAGTTGTGGCTAAAGAACATTCTGAGATGCTCGGTAGAAAGGCATAAAAAATAGTCCAAATCCCAGAATATTAAAAGGGTGAAACCGAAAAAGACAAAAGAGGAGGCATTGAAATAAGCATAATCAATGCGCAGCCGTTTAGGCATTAACATACAAACGCTTGGCTATTTAATTGAGGCTATAATGTCAAAAAAATGGGGTCTTTCGGACATGAGCTCGGATGAGAGGGGAAAGGAAGAGACATGGAAAATTCCAATCCCCGAAACTGAAAGGGGGGAAACAGACTCAATCCCAAAGGCCAGACATGGAGTCATTAATAAACCCATGTTTATGGCTGTTAAATTCAGGCATAAATGACAGCAAAATAATGGAGTTCACACCTGAGAGAGAATGAAAAGGCAAGCTGGGAATCAGGACGGTAAAGCTAACAATATCACGAGACAACATCCAAAGAATACAAAAACTAATACCCAGATGCAAACGTGAAACTATCTGGAAAGCTCATGAAACATTAGGCAACAGTGGCCAAGAACAGCGGGGAAAAAGGCTGTTCAAGTTACAGACACAAATGGTTGTCTGTGAGAGCGGCCAAGACTCATTTTAGACAATTTCAGCCAAAGCGCGAGTCCCAAACGGCTATCTGCGGCTCAAGAGCTGAACGTGTGCTGTGTAAAGGTCATTTCATTAATTACACAAACCCACATGCTTATATGAGTTGTACCAAAAGCAACAAATGGTTCCAGATTAATTGCACATACCATAAATACCCAAACACGCAACCACATTTAAAGTTTTAAATGTCTATAAAGGAGGCCATTTCGGTTAATATACCCAATCACAGGCTTTCCTGACTTGTGCCTTCAGCTTGCAAAACACTTCATAATATAAGGAATTTCCAAAAAGTCCCTACctatgcggttgaaattcaaccttctttttgaccaaaacttaatcttatatagtataaggatatatTATTTTTATGTGGGTAAAATTGACTCACAATGTGGTGGGATCAATACATTAGTCTATAATCTAGCAAGATTTACCTGATGTGAATACAACCTGGCAACATCAATACATAACTCTGGGGATACAAGTAGGTATCGTAATTAAAAGATTTTTATGGAAATTAATTCAAGTTACCATCAAACAATCTCTCTTCAACCAATTAATTGACTCATGCCTTgatgctgcaattttttgccaTTAAACCAAAAACGAAAATGTGAAGGTTATTTTGCATGGCTATCGTTGGAGTAACGTGTCAAATGAATAATTATGGCAACTGAATCGATTAGGATATCTCCAAATACTTGGCCTTGTAGGATTATGGTGGGTCTTACCAAATCATTGAATTAGATCCACTGATAATCGAGGCCGAACAATTTTATTACACTCGAGGTGTATACAGTGACAACACTCACAAAACAAATTTATACTAGCTAACAAGCTTCCTATTTATAATAGTGAACATCCAACAATTATCttcgttttccttttcttatttaATGCCCAATTACTAGAAAATCCAGtgaagtttatgagcaaatctGGCTCGAGAAACAAGTATGACCCCAGTGCCTACAATTCCTACGTTCTGTTAAAGCTATTTTACTTTGCTATCTCTATAGCCAAAAATACATAAGATAGGCCTTTAGAGTAGTAGTCAAAAAGTATAGCTAACAATTTTACTTGGCTTGCAATATTTTACAATGTTGTACTATTTTAACACTCCCTCTCAACATTGACTATTCTCATAGTCATTCCGAACAtctctcaaaatttcacaaatttgGAAGGACTTAAACTTTTTGTGAATATATCTACAACTTGGTTTTCTGTGTTGATATACTTCAAGTTAACTTCTCCTTGCAACGTCTTCTCTAGAATAAAGTGATAGTAGAGTTCAACATGCTTTGTCCTTGCGTGGAAAATTGGATTTTCAGCCATGCGAGTAGTGATCAATTGTTGGTGTAAATTCCTTATAAGTTGCATTGACCACGTACTTTCTTGTGCTATTAAAGCTGCTGCTCTATACTGCTTATGTATTGGATAATGACACTGTTGGCTGTTGTTTACTACATTAAAAATTGTGGCAGATCTAAGGCTGAACATGTAACCTGTGGTTGACCTCCTTGTGTCATGATTACTGGCATTGTATGATCATAATATCCAGTTACTTTGCAAGTTTGCCCTTTCTTGTACAATAGATCATAGTCAATGGTCCATTTAATGTATCTCAAAATCCAACTCACAGCTtccaagtattttttttttggattttgcatGAATCTACTCACGAGCCCAAATTGCATATGATATGTCATGTATAATCAAAGTGAAATAGATTAAATTATCTACCAACTATCTATATATGATAACATCATTAAGGTCTTTGCCCTATAGAACAATATCTGGCATTGACCTCTGTTCGAGTTGGAGTGTGTATCCTTATTTGCCAAGGACTTTTGCTCTTTTCTAGCTTGTTGGTTTTGGGCAGATCTCTCCTGTATCTTTTCTTCTAACTCCTGCGAATATGGCAACAGTAATGCCTGTAATGACCACCACAATGATGCCTCATTATATATCACATTTCGTGAGGCATAGCATTTTCTAGTTGTAGGGTCACAACAATTTCAGCCTTTTTGTTAATTATCACAGTCCATGAATATACAACAAATGGCTTTCTTATCAAACTTGGTTCAGAGATGATACGGCACAAACACATATCAAACATATCCAAATACTCTAAAATGAGTAACATTGGGTATAACATACCACAGCTTCTCGATTGAAGAGATACAATCCAACTTAGGCTGAGATAGTCTATTGGTCACATGGACTGCCGCAATTCTAGCCTTTTTGTTAATTATTATAGCCCATGAATAAACAATGCATGGCTTTCTTATCAAATTTGGTTCAGAGATGATATGGTACAAACACATAACAAACATACCCAAATATTTTAAAGTGAGCAACATTGCATTTAACATTCCATAACTTCTATATTGGAGAAATAAAATTCAACTTAGGTTGAATTAGTCTAGTGGTCACATTGAATACCATTTTCATACACTCAACCAAAAAATGTGGAGGCACATTTTTGGCATGTAGCATACTTTTGCAAATCTCTGCGAGATGCCTATTCTTCTGCTCAACTACTCCAATTTTGCTAAGGTGTACCAGGAAAGGTCAGCTGCCACCTTATCTTGCATTCTTGCAAGAATCTGGTGAACTCATTTGATGTCTATTCACCTCATTGTCTATGTGTAGACACCATATCTTTCTGCCTATTTCTTTCTAGATCTTCTCCTTGAACTCTATGACTTTGTTCAAGGCTTCTGACTTTTCCTTCATAAAGTCACTCCAAACACATCTAGAAAAATCATTAATAAAGATAATCATGTACCCCATACCATGGTTTTTTCACTCAACCAAATATAGCTAAGTGAATTAGTTCTAGAGACACCTTTGCTCTAAGATTTGACTCCTCATATGGAAGTCGATGAGCTTTTCCATACTGGCAACCTACAACCTACACAAACAATGTCTTCTCAGACATCTAACTGGGAAAGTCCTATAAGCATCGACATCATCATCATGATCTTCAACTTGTGGTAATCATGTTAGACACCATTAATTGAGTCTCGTTCTGGAGAATATCTTCTTAAAGTCTCACTCTTGAGATATTTGCTCAAACACTCAATCAACAATTCTAAATAGTAAACACTCACGACTCTACTGGAAGTGAAATATACAAAACCGACTACTTACCAACTCCTAAATAGAAATATACATCTTctaccctctttttttttttttttttttaaggaattgGGTTGTCAGCCCCTTGTTAGGACTTAGGAAGCATGATTTAGATGTACCTAATACACCTTTCCTAATCAGCATCAGCAACTGTTTTCTACCAAAAAAATGTTGCAATTGTTTTCTTAAATTGCATTATATAGGGATAATAATATGTCGATTTTTGCTCAGGCCTTGAGATTAATAATCAAGCAATTGAAGTATAAGACATTGATTGGGTATAGAACAAGGGGTATCAATTGTTGCAATGCGGAGGGTTTAACTGCACTCGATATAGCTTTAGGAGATCCAAATGCGGAAGAGAATGGAAGCACTCCAAAAGCTTGGTGTTCTGTGGGTGAAGATTCATCACCCCGTTCAGCA is drawn from Coffea arabica cultivar ET-39 chromosome 1c, Coffea Arabica ET-39 HiFi, whole genome shotgun sequence and contains these coding sequences:
- the LOC140005832 gene encoding uncharacterized protein gives rise to the protein MQNIVGEQHSDSSSDDEELEFLALFGVNAPLNARYNVAGVGGEKRRFYDGAKSGQDWIDDLKAGHHDRMLNAMRMDIPSFLKLCEILVNGNFIEQEAIGMALHCVSHDKRHRNLAERFLHSTETIHRNIKEALQAIVRLAPILIRPRNETGVHPKIYNSNAFYPWFKDCVGAIDGTLIPTSAPLTRQRAFRSRKGKISQNVLAACDHDMRFTYIYAGVEGSAHDARVFQHAVLSPDSSFPMPPASKYYLVDSAYKNMPGFLAPHKGHRYQRDQFGGGSGGPRGKYELFNHRHSQLRNVIERTFGVLKARFPILKGPMPNYLMNRQVELVIACYVLHNFIRDEHPDDELFARESGEDEEDYADLGAQHQQIDLSAAAQRNWNSFRMAITDHMFDHQNGRYVPH